CCACTgccacctccccctgtcccctcacgTCCCCACATCCTCGGTGACATGTGCGTAGATCTGCGTGGCGCCCTTGAAGCTGGAGGCCACCAGGAAGTGTTGGTGGCCGGCGGTGACGGCGGCGAAGgcgcgcggcgcgggcggcgccaGCTCCTGCGCCGGCTCCAGGCGGCCGCCGGCGCGCAGCCGGAAGGCGCGGCTGGGGGCGAAGTCGTTGCCCAGCAGGACGTAGCGGTGGCCACCAAGGGCCAGCGGCTGGAACACCAGGGAGCCACGCGCCGGCACGGCCTGCACCTCGCGGAACATGGAGCCCTCCCAGCGCATCacctgtgacagggacagggacaggggacatggggacatggggacaacATGGAGCCCTCCCAGCGCatcacctggggacacaggggacatggggacatggggacatggggacaggggacaacaTGGAGCCCTCCCAGCGCatcacctggggacacaggggacatggggacatggggacagggggacatggggacaacATGGAGCCCTCCCAGCGCATCacctgtgacagggacagggacaggggacaacaTGGAGCCCTCCCAGCGCatcacctggggacacaggggacatggggatacggggacagggatggggacaggggacaacaTGGAGCCCTCCCAGCGCatcacctggggacacaggggacatggggatACGGGGACAGGGGACAACATGGAGCCCTCCCAGCGCATCacctgtgacagggacagggacaggggacacggggacaacATGGAGCCCTCCCAGCGCatcacctggggacacaggggacatggggacatggggacaacATGGAGCCCTCCCAGCGCATCacctgtgacagggacaggggacatggggacaacATGGAGCCCTCCCAGCGCatcacctggggacacaggggacatggggacatggggacatggggacaacATGGAGCCCTCCCAGCGCATCACCTGTGGAGAcacggggacatggggacatggggacatggggacaacATGGAGCCCTCCCAGCGCATCacctgtgacagggacagggacaagggacatggacacaggggacatggggacatggggacaggggacaacaTGGAGCCCTCCCAGCGCAGCacctgtgacagggacaggagacatggggacatggggacagggatggggacagggggacacggggacaacATGGAGCCCTCCCAGCGCATCacctggggggacacaggggacatggggacaggggacatggggacagggggacatggGACAACATGGAGCCCTCCCAGCGCAtcacctggggacaggaggggacatggggacacagggacaggggacaggggacaacaTGGAGCCCTCCCAGCGCATCacctgtgacagggacaggaggggacatggggacaggggacaggggacatggggacaggggacaacaTGGAGCCCTCCCAGTGCATCACCtgtgacaggggacagggggacatggggacacgggatggggacaggggacacgggggggacaggggacagggatggggtcAGGGGACacgggatggggacaggggacagggatggggtcAGGGGACAACATGGAGCCCTCCCAGTGCATCACCTGgaacaggggacaggggacacgggaTGGGGaccggggacacggggggacacggggggacaggggacacgggatggggacaggggggacacgggatggggacaggggacacggggggacaggggacacgggatggggacacaggatggggacaggggacacaggatggggacaggggatggggacaggggacatgtgggggacaggggacacgggatggggacaggggacacgggggtcaGGGATAGGGAcaggggtgacaggggacacggggggtcagggagaggggacaggggggacaggggggacagggagggggacaggggacacagggggtttgggatggggacagggggtgGTGATGCGACCATGGGATGCGTGGTGGGGTCATGGCATCGTGGAATGGGGTCATGAGGGGGTGGTGGGACCATGGGGTGGGTGATGGGACTATGGAGTGGGTGATGGGGTCAAAGGGTGGGTGGTGGGACCATGGGATGCGTGGTGGGATCATGGGATCATGGGATCATGGGATCATGGGATCATGGGATGGGACCATGAGATGGGGTCATGGGACCATGGGGTGGGTGATGGGGTCAAAGGGTGGGTGGTGGGACCATGGAATGTGTGGTGGGACCATGGGATCATGGGACGGGGTCATGAGGGGGTGGTGGTACCCTTGGGTGGGTGGTGGGGTCATGGGGTTGGTGACAGGGTCACGTGACCCTGATGGCCCCCATGGTCATGTGGTGACCATCGTGACCATGGTGGCCCCACGTGACCCTCGCGACCACCCTTGGACCCCTgaccctgctgtccccttgTCCCTTGGATGACCCCCCATGACCCTGCTGACCCCTTGTCCCCTTGATGACCACCCATGACCCTGCTGACCCCCATGACTTCGATGGACCCCCCATGGCCACATGACCTTGATGACCCCCGTGACCCTGATGACCCCTGTGACCTCCATGACCCCACAGATGGACCCTTGATGACCACCCAAAGATCCATGACCCTGATAGACCCCGATGACCACATCACCCTTGTCCTTGATGGACCTCCATGACCACATGACCTTGATGACCCCCATGACTACATCACCATAATGGACCCCCATAACCGTGATGACCCCCCCATGACCCCATGACTGTGATGACCCCCATGACCTTGGTGGACCCCCATGACCACATCATCCTGATGGACCCCCATCATCACATCACCCTCATGGACCCCCATAACCCCATGACCCTGATGGACCCCCATAACCTTGATGGGCCCCCATGACCACATCACCATAATGGACCCCATAACCCCAAGACCTTGATGGACTCCCATAACCCAATGATCTTCATGAATCCCCATAACCTCATGACCTTGATTGACCCCCATGGGCTTGATGGACCCCCATAATCCCACGACCCCTGATGGACCTCCATGACCACATGACCTTCACCAACCCCCATAACCTCATGACCCTGATGGGTTCCCATAACTGCATCATCCTGATGGACCCCCATGATCTTGATGGACCCCCATGACCACATGACCCTGATAGACCCCCATGACCTTGATGGACCCCCATGACCACATGACCCTGATGGACCCCCATGACCTTGATGGACCCCCATGACCACATGACCCTGATAGACCCCCATGACCTTGATGGACCCCCATGAACCTTGATGGACCTCCATGACCTCAGTACCTTGATGGACCCCCATGACAACATCACCCTGATGGACCCCCATAACCTCATGACCTTCACAAACCCCCATAACCCCATGACCCTGATGGACCCCTTGACCTTGATGGACCCCCATGACCACATGACCCTCATGACCCCCAGAACCCCATGACCCCGATAGACCCCCTTGACCTTGATGACCCCCATGACCACATCACCCTGATGGACCCCCATAGCCTCATGACCTTGATGGACCCCCATGATCACATGAACTTCATGAACCCCCATAAGCCCAAGACCGTGATGACCCCCATGATGACATCACCCTGATGGACCCCCAAGACCTTGATGGACCCCCATAACCCCAAGACCTTGACAGACCCCCATGACCCTGATGGACCCCCATAACCTTGATGGACCTCCATGACCACATGACATTCATGAACCCCCATGACCCTGATGGACCCCCATAACCTTGATGGACCTCCATGACAACATCACCCTGATGGACCCCCATAACACCATCACCCTGATGGACCCCCTTGACCTTGATGACCCCCATGAATACATGACCTTGATGGACCCCCATGACCACATGATCTTCATGGACCCCCTTAACCCTCTGACGATGATGGACCCCCATAACCTTGATGGACCCCCATAACCTCATGGCCTTGATGGACCCCCATAACCTCATGGCCTTGATGACCCCCATGACCACATGACCTTCATGGACCCCCTTAACCCTCTGACCGTGATGGACCCCCATAACCTCATGACTGTGATGACCCCCATAACCTTGATGAACCCCCATAACCTCGATGAACCCCCATGACCCTTGATGGACCCCCATGACCACATGACCTTCACAAACCCCTATAACCCCATGACCATGATTACCCCCATAACTTCATGACCTTCATGAACCCCCATAACCGTGATGGACCCCCATGACCTTGATGGACCCCCATGAACCTTGATGGACCCCCATGAACCTTGATGGACCTCCATGACCCCTAGACCGTGATGAGCCCCCTGACCTTGATGGACCCCCATAACCTCATGACCTTCACAAACCCCCATAACCCCATCACCCTGATGGACCCCCTGACCTTGATGGACCCCCCTGGCCTTGATGGACCCCCATGAACCTTGATGGACCTCCATGACAACATCACCCTGATGGACCCCCATAACACCATCACCCTGATGGACCCCCTTGACCTTGATGACCCCCATGAATACATGACCTTGATGGACCCCCATGACCACATGATCTTCATGGACCCCCTTAACCCTCTGACCATGATGGACCCCCATAACCTTGATGGACCCCCATAACCTCATGGCCTTGATGGACCCCCATAACCACATCACCCTGATGGACCCCTATGACCTTGATGGACCCCCATGACAACATCACCCTGATGGACCTCCTTAACCCTCTGACCCTGATGGACCCCTATGACCTTGATGGACCCCCATGACCCCCATGACCTTGATGGACCCCCATGACCCCACCACCCTCCATAAACCCCCCCCATCCCCTCACCAAcccctcccaccccacccccTCACCTTGGCATCCCCCAGGAACCTGGTGAGACACAGGAacacccctcctcctcctcctcctcctcctcctcctcctcctcctcctcctcctcctcctccagctcggAAGTGCCTGGCCGCGTACACATCCGGCACGTGCGGGATGTCGGTGAGCGGCGCGAAGGCGGCGCCGTCCCACCGGTACACCAGGGGCCGGCGCGCCGCGCTGCACACCACGAGCGCCGGGCGCCCGCCCAGCTCCAGGAACTCCAGGTGCGTGTCCCTCTGCCACGGCCGCAGCGCCTGGTGCGGGTAGAACCCTCCGGAAGCCCAGCGGAACACGGTGCTGGTGCCGCCCTTGGAGCTGTCGGCCACGCCCAGGTACAGGTGACCGTCCAGGTGGGCGGAGGTGACGGCGTGGGGACGGCGCAggcggccccagcccagggcttgGTGGCGCACGAAGGGAGAGCCGGGGCCGCCGGAGCGGCGCCACACCCAGGAGCCGCCGCCCAGCTGGGCCACC
This sequence is a window from Prinia subflava isolate CZ2003 ecotype Zambia chromosome 27, Cam_Psub_1.2, whole genome shotgun sequence. Protein-coding genes within it:
- the LOC134562352 gene encoding leucine-rich repeat LGI family member 4-like, translating into LVAWGRLGSIGDGAFDGLGALEYLFIEHSQLGSVSPWALRGLRGLSHLSLAHNRLESLPRGLFRDLRTLNHLDLRGNPLRCDCRLRWLLAWLAARPSPAPPEAGGRCRGPLPHQGTPLALLGPRQLQCQRHELRPFQSLPFSSLGAEPFALGGHPGVALAQPGLGGCALLEWEQLGGRFRAVTVINSSSPVACHPLAMGDTLLLVVAQLGGGSWVWRRSGGPGSPFVRHQALGWGRLRRPHAVTSAHLDGHLYLGVADSSKGGTSTVFRWASGGFYPHQALRPWQRDTHLEFLELGGRPALVVCSAARRPLVYRWDGAAFAPLTDIPHVPDVYAARHFRAGGGGGGGGGGGGGGGGGGGVFLCLTRFLGDAKVMRWEGSMFREVQAVPARGSLVFQPLALGGHRYVLLGNDFAPSRAFRLRAGGRLEPAQELAPPAPRAFAAVTAGHQHFLVASSFKGATQIYAHVTEDVGT